The Cytobacillus oceanisediminis genomic interval GCTGCGGAAAGCCTGATCGGTTCAAAAGGTCTGGGAGCGGATATCAAGGTAACAGGAAATGCGACTTCAGCTTTATTCAGTGAATCACAATCCCGTTTCTTGCTATCTGTAAAAAAAGAAAACCAGGAAGCGTTTGAAAGTTTAGTAGATGCGACACTAATCGGTGAAGTAACAGAAGCACCTATACTTTATATCTCCAATGAAGAGGGCCTATTGCTTGCCGAACAAGTTGACGTTCTAAAGCAGGCCTGGAAAGGAGCCATCCCATGCTTGCTGAAATAAGAGGACTGAATGAAGAGTGCGGTGTTTTTGGAATCTGGGGGCATCAGGATGCTTCCCAGATCACGTATTACGGACTTCATAGTCTGCAGCACCGCGGCCAGGAAGGCACAGGAATGGTTGTTACAGATGGCAAAAAGCTAAAAGGCATTAAAGGTGAAGGCCTTGTAACTGAAATTTTTACAGCAGATGCCATGAAGGAACTGGAAGGAAAAGCAGCAATCGGACATGTACGCTATGCGACTGCCGGCGGGGGCGGATATGAAAATGTCCAGCCTCTGCTATTCAACTCACAAAGCGGAAGTCTTGCGCTTTGCCATAACGGAAACCTGGTGAATGCGACTGCATTGAAGCATCAGCTTGAAGGACAGGGAAGCATTTTTCAAACGAGCTCGGATACAGAGGTGCTGGCTCACTTAATTAAGCGTGCAGGCTTCTCTTCCCTAAAGGACCGTGTCAAAAATGCTTTATCCATGATTAAAGGAGCTTATGCTTTTCTGATCATGACCGAAACAGAGCTGATGGTCGCGCTGGATCCGAACGGCATGAGGCCGCTCTCACTTGGCAAAATTGGCGATGCTTATGTGGTTGCATCTGAAACATGTGCTTTTGATGTTGTCGGTGCAGAGTATATCCGCGATATTCTGCCAGGAGAACTGCTGATTATTGACGACAATGGATTCCGTTCTGAAATGTTTGCAATGGCCTCTAATATTGCAATGTGCACAATGGAATATGTTTATTTTTCCCGTCCGGACAGTAATATCAACGGGATCAACGTTCATACAGCCCGGAAAAATCTTGGAAAGCAGCTTGCCTTTGAGGCGCCAGTTGAAGGGGACGTCGTGACGGGCGTACCTGACTCAAGTATCTCTGTCGCGATTGGCTATGCTGAGGCTACAGGCATTCCTTATGAGATGGGCTTGATAAAAAACCGCTATGTGGGCCGGACTTTTATCCAGCCATCCCAGTCGCTGCGAGAACAGGGCGTAAAAATGAAGCTGTCTCCGGTACGCGGAGTTGTAGAAGGCAAGAGAGTCATTATGGTGGATGACTCGATCGTCCGCGGAACAACAAGCAGACGGATCGTCACAATGCTGAAAGAAGCAGGAGCTACAGAAGTGCATGTGCTGATCAGTTCACCGCCGATTAAAAATCCATGCTTCTATGGAATCGATACATCGACAAAGGAAGAACTGATTGCCGGCAATCATTCTGTTGAGGAAATAAGAGAAATCATTGGTGCGGACACACTTACCTTTTTAAGTACAGAGGGTATGGTCAAAGCAATCGGCCGAAAAGACGGACAATGCCTGGCATGCTTCACAGGCCAGTACCCGACGGAGATTTATCCGAGCACTTTGCATCCTTATGAAAAGGTATAACACTAAGTTGGCCGATAAACTGCTATGTTTGGCCGATAAATATGGGGAATTGGCCGTTAAAACGTGATTTTTGGCCGTTAAAAGTACTAATTTGGCCGATAAGTTGAAGAATCGGCCTTTATATGATTAAGAAAGTACCTTTGAAATACGATAACTGTCTAGCTCCAGCGCCTACCCCCTCGAGGTCATAAGCCAATCCTCCCAGAAAGGCAAAGAACGCCTTCCCGAGAGGCTCGTCTTATGCTTGTCAGGGGTGAACAAGGCGCTTGCGCTTTTCTAATATGGGGTGAAAAAACAGATGGCAAATGCATATAAACAGGCCGGAGTAGATATTGAAGCTGGCTATGAAGCAGTTTCCCGCATGAAAAAGCATGTACAGAAGACGATTCGTCCTGGTGTGCTTGGAGGTTTGGGCGGATTTGGCGGCATGTTCGATCTATCTGAACTTAACCTGAAGGAACCGGTTTTGGTATCAGGTACAGATGGTGTCGGCACGAAGCTGATGCTCGCTTTTATGATGGATAAGCATGACACGATTGGGATTGATGCGGTCGCAATGTGTGTAAATGATATTGTCGTACAGGGAGCGGAACCTCTTTATTTCTTGGATTATATCGCCTGCGGAAAAGCGGCGCCAGAACGGATTGAGGCGATTGTTAAAGGTATTGCGGATGGATGCGAACAGGCTGGATGTGCACTCGTAGGCGGTGAAACAGCCGAAATGCCTGGCATGTACAGTGAAGAAGAATATGATCTTGCCGGATTTGCGGTCGGTGCCTGTGAAAAATCCAATCTGATTAATGGTGCGGACATCAATGCAGGAGATGTGCTGATCGGTCTTGCATCCAGCGGGATCCACAGCAATGGCTACTCACTTGTCCGAAAGCTGTTTTTCGAGAAAGCGAATTTGTCCTTAACAGATCATGTAGAAGAATTAGGCTGCACTTTAGGGGAAGAGCTGCTTCGCCCTACAAAAATTTATGTAAAGCCGCTTCTATCAGCTATGAAGCAATTCAAGCTGAAAGGCATGGCACATATTACCGGCGGCGGATTTATTGAAAATATCCCGCGCATGCTGCCTGAAGGTCTTGGCGCCCAGCTTAGTGAAAGCAATTGGGAAGTGCCGCCTGTGTTCACGGTTATGGAGAAGATCGGCGGACTGGAACGCAAAGAAATGTACAACATTTTTAATATGGGAACAGGCATGGTGATTGCAGCGGATAAAGCAAATGCTGATGAACTGATCGCCTATTTTAATGAAATTGGAGAAAAAGCCTATCTAATGGGGACAGTAACGGATCGGGAAGGAATTGAAATTCTGTAATTTGGAGGAAGTCATGAAAAAAATCGCAGTGTTTGCTTCCGGAAGCGGAACGAACTTTCAGGCCATTGCCGATGCTGTAAAAAAAGGTGATTTGCAGGCTGAGATCGTCTTGTTTGTCTGTGATCGGCCAGGTGCATACAGCACCCAGCGTGCACAAAACGAACAAGTTCCGCAGTTTGTTTTTTCAGCTAAAGACTATGCTGGCAAAGCAGAGTACGAAAGAGCGATTTTGCAAAGGCTGAAGGAGAGCGGCGCCGAGTATATTATTCTCGCAGGCTATATGAGACTGATTGGCCCGACGCTTTTGAAAGAGTTTGAAGGCAGGATTATAAATATCCATCCTTCTCTTCTTCCCGCTTTTCCAGGTAAGGATGCAATTGGCCAGGCGTTATCTGCCAATGTGAAGGTAAGCGGTGTGACGGTTCATTTTGTAGATGAAGGCATGGATACTGGGCCGATTATCGCTCAAGCGCCAGTTGATATAAATGCGGGTGAAACGCTGGAAAGCCTTCAGAAGAAGATACATGAAGTCGAGCACAAACTTTATCCGCAGGTTTTGCAAAATCTTTTCTATACTAAAATGGTAGAGAACTAAAGTTTATCATTCAACAGAGTCAGGGGGAGCGAACATGAAGAAACGTGCATTAATCAGTGTTTCCGACAAAAATGGCATAACAGAATTTGCCCAGCAGTTAAGCGAACTGGGGTTTGAAATTATCTCAACAGGCGGTACAAAAAAAGCGCTGGAAGAGAGTGGAGTTCCCGTTATCGGCGTAAGTGATGTGACAGGCTTTCCGGAAATTTTGGAAGGGCGTGTGAAAACATTAAATCCAATGATTCATGGCGGGCTGCTGGCAAAGCATGGAGAACCAGGCCACAAACAGCAGCTTGAGGAGCATGGGATTCAGCCTATCCAGGTTGTGTGCGTGAATTTGTATCCGTTCCAGCAAACTATCGCTAAGCCAGATGTGACAGTAGAGGATGCCATTGAGAATATTGATATCGGCGGTCCGGCCATGCTTCGTGCTTCCGCCAAGAATCATGACTATGTAACGGTTGTGGTGGATCCGGCCGATTATGAAACAGTTCTTTCACAGCTAAAGGAAACCGGAGAGGTTCAAAAGGAAACACGCCGCAGACTTGCTGCGAAAGTTTTCCGCCATACAGCTGCCTATGATGCGATGATCGCTGAATATATGACAGATTTGGCAAATGAAGAAACGCCTGAAAAATTAACGGTTACGTATGAACTGAAGCAAACATTGAGATACGGGGAGAATCCGCATCAAAAGGCTGCTTTTTACCGCAAGCCGCTTGGTTCTGAATTTTCGATTGCTAACGCTGAACAGCTTCACGGCAAGGAATTATCCTACAACAATATCAATGATGCGGATGCAGCTCTCCAAATCGTAAAAGAATTCTCAGAGCCTGCAGCAGTTGCTGTTAAGCATATGAATCCTTGCGGAGTGGGGACTGGGGAAAATGTATTCGAAGCTTTTTCAAAAGCTTTCGAGGCGGATCCTGTATCTATCTTTGGCGGCATTATTGCCCTGAACAGGGAAGTAGATGCTGAGTCAGCGAAAAAGCTATATGAAATTTTCCTTGAAATCATCATTGCACCTTCCTTCTCAAACGAAGCGCTTGAGATTTTAAAAGGGAAAAAGAATCTTCGTCTGCTGACAATTCCTTTTAATGGAAAAAAGAAAGCCGAGATGAGATTATCCGCAATTGAAGGCGGCTTGCTGACGCAGGAATATGATCTATTCACTCTTGAAGATGCAGAAGTAAAAGTTGCGACCAAGAGAGAGCCAACAGAAGAAGAGTGGAAAGCACTGAAGCTGGGCTGGAAAGTCGTAAAGCATGTGAAATCCAATGCGATTGTCGTAAATGATTCAAACATGACACTTGGAGTCGGTGCCGGGCAGATGAACCGTGTTGGCTCTGCCAAAATTGCACTTGAACAGGCTGGAGCAAAAGCGAACGGTGCGGTAATGGCATCCGATGCCTTTTTCCCAATGAACGATACGGTTGAAGCGGCAGCCAAAGCAGGCATCACAGCCATCATCCAGCCGGGAGGGTCCATCCGTGATGAGGATTCCATCAAAAAGGCTGATGAGTACGGCATTGCAATGGTCTTTACAGGCGTACGTCATTTTAAACATTAAACGAAAAGCGGAAGCGCCTCGATCAGGGGCCTTGCTATTATTGCTGACATTTTTACGGAGGTGGGCGTAATGAAGGTATTGGTTATAGGAAGAGGCGGCCGAGAGCATGCAATTTGCTGGAAGATGAATCAAAGCCCTTCAGTGAAACAGGTTTTTGCGGCTCCAGGAAATCCGGGAATGGAAGATTCAGCTCAGCTGGTTGCCATCCAGGAAAATGATCAGGAAAAACTTGTGCAGTTTGCTCAGGATAATCAAATCGAATTGACTGTAATCGGGCCGGAAGTGCCGCTGCTTGAGGGGCTGGCTGACCGATTTGAAGAAGCAGGGTTAAAGGTATTTGGACCAAAAAAAGCAGCAGCCGAAATTGAAGGCAGCAAGTCCTTTGCCAAAGAGCTTATGAAGAAATATGCTATCCCTACTGCCGAATATGGAGTATTCAGCAACTATGAAGACGCGAAAGCCTATATTGAAGCAAAAGGCGCCCCCATTGTGCTGAAAGCAGATGGACTTGCAGCCGGAAAAGGCGTAATAGTAGCCATGACTATGCAGGAAGCATTATCTGGGATTGAGGAATTATTATTAAATCAAAAGTTTGGCCAAGCTTCATCCACTGTTGTAATTGAAGAATTCCTAGAAGGAGAAGAATTTTCCTTAATGGCCTTTGTAAACGGAGAAACGGTAACTCCGCTTGAAATTGCCCAGGACCACAAACGGGCTTATGATGGAGACCAGGGACCGAATACAGGCGGAATGGGGGCATATTCACCGGTACCCCATATTGGAGATGAAACAGTTGCAGCTGCTGTGGAAAGAGTTTTGAAGCCGGCAGCAAAAGCAATGGTTCAGGAAGGCAGAAGTTTTACCGGAATCCTGTATGCAGGTCTGATAAAAACAACAGCAGGCCCGAAGGTAATTGAATTTAATGCCCGCTTTGGAGATCCAGAAACACAGGTGATTTTGCCCCGCATGAAGTCGGATCTGGCGGAGGTAATGCTGGCAGTCCTAAAAGGGGAACAGCCTGAAATCGAGTGGGATAAGGAAGCAATCGTCGGAGTGGTTGCTGCTTCTAAGGGCTACCCTGAAGCATATGAAAAAGGAGCTGTTCTGAATGGGCTGCAATCGCTTAAAAATGTCTCGGTCTTCCATGCCGGGACTGATAGAAACAGCGCAGGTGAGTATGTGACAAATGGAGGCCGCGTGCTGCTGGCAGGCGCTAAAGCTCCTACTCTGAAAGAAGCGCAGCAAAAGGTATATTCCGAACTTGAAAATCTTCAGTGTGAAGGTGTTTTCTACCGCAAAGATATTGCCGCTAAAGCTATCGCGCACGTCCTTTCTTAGTCTTCCGGATATACACAAACAGGAGTGCTACAATGCTTCCAATTATTGCAGCCAGGACGAATGTCATATCCATTACGTATTCCCAAAACATATTGTCAGCTCCTTTCAATTTTCCAGCCCCCATATAGGGAGCTGGATTTTTTAAAGAAATTTAAGATGGATTATACGGGAGAATTTCCTCAACAGCCTCATCATTATTGTGATTGCCTTCCTGCTTTCTCTTTTCCTGAACCATGTCCTGGCCACTTTCAAAAAGAGCTGTCAAAGGGCAAAAGCGGACAATTCCCTCTGCCACCTTCATGCCTCCCAGCATGGCCATCATGAGATAAGAGTCCCGCCAAGGCCTTTTCACAAGCTTTGAAGTGCTCCAGGCTAAGACAGTTAATCCGACTGTTATGCGTACTAAGGCATTTACAATGCCGATATTTGGTTTTACATTCATAGTTCTCACCACTTTCACAAAATTTTTACAATCTTTTACTGATTCTTTAATGCGTTAAACAGTGAAATATGTTACTATAGTAAAACAGGAGAAATGAAAGGGCTTTCTTTATTGATTTAAAGCCATTTCACTCATTGATTTTATTCTAAAATCAGAGTCTTTTATATATAGATATCAACAAGGGAGGGAGTATGGTGCTGGAACAGCGTTACCGTTGGAAAAACAGGCACTTGCGTGAACATGTTTCCGTATTGGACGGAAAACTGTCACCGACGATATTACT includes:
- the purN gene encoding phosphoribosylglycinamide formyltransferase; translation: MKKIAVFASGSGTNFQAIADAVKKGDLQAEIVLFVCDRPGAYSTQRAQNEQVPQFVFSAKDYAGKAEYERAILQRLKESGAEYIILAGYMRLIGPTLLKEFEGRIINIHPSLLPAFPGKDAIGQALSANVKVSGVTVHFVDEGMDTGPIIAQAPVDINAGETLESLQKKIHEVEHKLYPQVLQNLFYTKMVEN
- a CDS encoding YgaP family membrane protein, coding for MNVKPNIGIVNALVRITVGLTVLAWSTSKLVKRPWRDSYLMMAMLGGMKVAEGIVRFCPLTALFESGQDMVQEKRKQEGNHNNDEAVEEILPYNPS
- the purH gene encoding bifunctional phosphoribosylaminoimidazolecarboxamide formyltransferase/IMP cyclohydrolase; this encodes MKKRALISVSDKNGITEFAQQLSELGFEIISTGGTKKALEESGVPVIGVSDVTGFPEILEGRVKTLNPMIHGGLLAKHGEPGHKQQLEEHGIQPIQVVCVNLYPFQQTIAKPDVTVEDAIENIDIGGPAMLRASAKNHDYVTVVVDPADYETVLSQLKETGEVQKETRRRLAAKVFRHTAAYDAMIAEYMTDLANEETPEKLTVTYELKQTLRYGENPHQKAAFYRKPLGSEFSIANAEQLHGKELSYNNINDADAALQIVKEFSEPAAVAVKHMNPCGVGTGENVFEAFSKAFEADPVSIFGGIIALNREVDAESAKKLYEIFLEIIIAPSFSNEALEILKGKKNLRLLTIPFNGKKKAEMRLSAIEGGLLTQEYDLFTLEDAEVKVATKREPTEEEWKALKLGWKVVKHVKSNAIVVNDSNMTLGVGAGQMNRVGSAKIALEQAGAKANGAVMASDAFFPMNDTVEAAAKAGITAIIQPGGSIRDEDSIKKADEYGIAMVFTGVRHFKH
- a CDS encoding EYxxD motif small membrane protein, coding for MFWEYVMDMTFVLAAIIGSIVALLFVYIRKTKKGRAR
- the purD gene encoding phosphoribosylamine--glycine ligase → MKVLVIGRGGREHAICWKMNQSPSVKQVFAAPGNPGMEDSAQLVAIQENDQEKLVQFAQDNQIELTVIGPEVPLLEGLADRFEEAGLKVFGPKKAAAEIEGSKSFAKELMKKYAIPTAEYGVFSNYEDAKAYIEAKGAPIVLKADGLAAGKGVIVAMTMQEALSGIEELLLNQKFGQASSTVVIEEFLEGEEFSLMAFVNGETVTPLEIAQDHKRAYDGDQGPNTGGMGAYSPVPHIGDETVAAAVERVLKPAAKAMVQEGRSFTGILYAGLIKTTAGPKVIEFNARFGDPETQVILPRMKSDLAEVMLAVLKGEQPEIEWDKEAIVGVVAASKGYPEAYEKGAVLNGLQSLKNVSVFHAGTDRNSAGEYVTNGGRVLLAGAKAPTLKEAQQKVYSELENLQCEGVFYRKDIAAKAIAHVLS
- the purM gene encoding phosphoribosylformylglycinamidine cyclo-ligase encodes the protein MANAYKQAGVDIEAGYEAVSRMKKHVQKTIRPGVLGGLGGFGGMFDLSELNLKEPVLVSGTDGVGTKLMLAFMMDKHDTIGIDAVAMCVNDIVVQGAEPLYFLDYIACGKAAPERIEAIVKGIADGCEQAGCALVGGETAEMPGMYSEEEYDLAGFAVGACEKSNLINGADINAGDVLIGLASSGIHSNGYSLVRKLFFEKANLSLTDHVEELGCTLGEELLRPTKIYVKPLLSAMKQFKLKGMAHITGGGFIENIPRMLPEGLGAQLSESNWEVPPVFTVMEKIGGLERKEMYNIFNMGTGMVIAADKANADELIAYFNEIGEKAYLMGTVTDREGIEIL
- the purF gene encoding amidophosphoribosyltransferase; its protein translation is MLAEIRGLNEECGVFGIWGHQDASQITYYGLHSLQHRGQEGTGMVVTDGKKLKGIKGEGLVTEIFTADAMKELEGKAAIGHVRYATAGGGGYENVQPLLFNSQSGSLALCHNGNLVNATALKHQLEGQGSIFQTSSDTEVLAHLIKRAGFSSLKDRVKNALSMIKGAYAFLIMTETELMVALDPNGMRPLSLGKIGDAYVVASETCAFDVVGAEYIRDILPGELLIIDDNGFRSEMFAMASNIAMCTMEYVYFSRPDSNINGINVHTARKNLGKQLAFEAPVEGDVVTGVPDSSISVAIGYAEATGIPYEMGLIKNRYVGRTFIQPSQSLREQGVKMKLSPVRGVVEGKRVIMVDDSIVRGTTSRRIVTMLKEAGATEVHVLISSPPIKNPCFYGIDTSTKEELIAGNHSVEEIREIIGADTLTFLSTEGMVKAIGRKDGQCLACFTGQYPTEIYPSTLHPYEKV